A stretch of the Acyrthosiphon pisum isolate AL4f chromosome A2, pea_aphid_22Mar2018_4r6ur, whole genome shotgun sequence genome encodes the following:
- the LOC100166124 gene encoding classical arabinogalactan protein 9 isoform X2, which produces MSSRDSALLPKVAEEETVKEVAKPEPESAVEIPKVTEEPPTVVEKKEPEAVELNITNVAEIPPPLPSSPPPVEPTPVAPTPTIVETPAPVQPVEPEVVQAEPEDETVGGGEGLAEPPEGLNTSDIEKEVAEVPLVNGNHVEGEKSEPSSPDVNSLSEKIEAIKLSNATDINEATKEISNDLHEINGVCDAIAVTNGDADHNEGN; this is translated from the exons ATGTCTTCTAGGGATTCCGCTTTGTTGCCcaag gTTGCCGAAGAAGAAACCGTAAAAGAAGTAGCCAAACCAGAACCTGAATCTGCTGTTGAAATTCCAAAAGTCACTGAAGAACCTCCCACTGTTGTTGAAAAGAAAGAACCTGAAGCTGttgaattaaat attaCAAATGTTGCTGAAATTCCGCCTCCTTTACCAAGTAGTCCTCCTCCAGTAGAACCAACCCCCGTTGCACCAACACCAACTATTGTTGAAACTCCTGCTCCAGTCCAACCTGTGGAACCAGAGGTTGTACAAGCTGAACCTGag GATGAAACAGTTGGTGGTGGAGAAGGTTTGGCTGAACCTCCTGAAGGTTTAAATACATCTGATATTGAAAAAGAAGTGGCTGAGGTACCTTTGGTTAACGGTAACCATGTTGAAGGTGAAAAATCCGAGCCTTCCTCACCTGAC gtAAATTCTTTATCTGAAAAAATTGAAGCAATCAAGCTATCCAACGCAACTGATATTAATGAGGCAACCAAAGAAATTTCAAAT gatttgcatgaaataaatggaGTATGTGATGCAATAGCAGTTACAAATGGTGATGCTGATCACAACGAAGGCAATTAA